Part of the Antechinus flavipes isolate AdamAnt ecotype Samford, QLD, Australia chromosome 2, AdamAnt_v2, whole genome shotgun sequence genome is shown below.
TAGAAATTGGGGAGGGATGTGGCACTGTGAAGGAGAGGTGTTCTGATATCCAGGAACTAGTCCAAGAATGATCTcgtttctttcagaaaaaaagaaacaggagaatTAAATGTGAACAGCATTGAAATGCCAAAATACATTTCATTCTAGCCTACTGAGCAGGAAGCTGGAGCTCCTGTTTGCCAGAGGCTTCTGTGAAAAGTTGGAGTTTCTACAGTTATGAGACCTGTGTTGATTCAACTGGCCCTATGAGCAATATAAGGCTGAGAGGTTGGAGAGGAGGAAACTAATTGCACTCTGGACAAAGTTCACCTAGGTAAAAACAAGATATGAACGCTACTGCCACAGGGCAGAGATCTCTGGATCAACAGAGTTAGACTGGCCATGATGGGTCTGGTCCCCTGGCAGGATCTGAGATGGAAAGGTGATCATCCAGTCAGTGAGGTGTAGGAATGAAGGCAGGgaagaaaaacagcaacaacCACTGACCACTGCTGGGCTTCAAACCAAAAGTACCTGGTGGTGCTGTTGTTCACATCATAAAAAACTGGAAGTGACACATCACAGGTGAAGGATGCCCAATCAGGAATGTACTAATCTAGTCTACACAGATGTGCAGGAAACCTGTGATCAATCATATTGTGAACATCCTTTACCCTTGGGTTCTCATCTTTAAAGCCAATCAGTTAGCAGCACGTGAGGATCCTAAGTTCCCACTATCCTGGGATCGTGAGCTGAGTCAGGGAGATGGGAGCCAGTGCAGTGATATAAGAAACAGTTCCCCCAACAGCTGTAACAGATAAGGAACAAGGCTGCCAGGAAGACCAAGGCACAGATCGTGCATGGTTTCCGCTCCAGGAGGAAACTCAGAAGGTAGAAGCCCATGAACATCGAGTGACTGAACCAGAGAGCTGGGTTGAGGGGCTTTGGGATGAGCAGAACAGGCAGTAACCACTGAAGGCAGTACATGGTCTCTGTTGGGCAGGGGAGGAGAGGCACAAGGCCCACAACAGCAAGTGAACTTTATCTGCTTCTTTGATTTCGTTTCCACTCAATTTTCAACGGCTTCTCCAATGTGTCAAGGAGCACCAAGTTGTCCCGTATTCAGAAGAtataacttaaaaagaaaaacacaaaaacaaaaaacttatggGGGGAGAGCAATCAGTTCAATATTTTGAACAACTAAAGTATTTGCTTATAGTTCTGTGAACTGGAGACCTCAATCAATACAATCATCTTTACTAACTTTACTCAGGGACCAAATCCAATGAATTCCATCACAAATTACAGAGAAGTTtttcttgtaaatattttttcctaagttGACATGATTTCAAGGTAGCAAATGGAATCACTGACTTTATGCTATATTCAGAAGCTCTTTAATCACATTCTACATTTGTCAATACTGGCTAACTCCTTTCAAAGTTATCATTGAAAAATTAGATATGGTAGATAGAGACAATGCTGAGTAGGAAAGTCAAAACAGATTTTGCTTTAGTCAGTTCAGTCTCATCAGTTATAAGGTAATCAAGGAGGTAACAAAAAACCCCTCCTATTTGCCAAAGATGACTTATCTTAAGTACCAACTTCCCTG
Proteins encoded:
- the BLCAP gene encoding bladder cancer-associated protein, coding for MYCLQWLLPVLLIPKPLNPALWFSHSMFMGFYLLSFLLERKPCTICALVFLAALFLICYSCWGNCFLYHCTGSHLPDSAHDPRIVGT